A part of Desulfomicrobium baculatum DSM 4028 genomic DNA contains:
- a CDS encoding PhoH family protein: MQKNYVLDTNVLIDNPQCIRALRNGQENRVILPYTVLRELDKLKREPRVAHIVAQAIAALQDDPDIQFLPPRIFTDAESKNGDELILDELKDSGVDAPILVTNDRILQLKARIHAIASEGFRDSNPFRSESQSYTGFVREGEEPIPNSFAWIGGQPYMHATSGPRVIDFQHNVWNVRPRNVYQNLALELLLDDAVNLVTIQSEAGYGKTFLALAAALFMALEKKDNPYRKIYLVKPVIEIGAKLGYLPGDLEEKMAPYVRYVGDLLMKLHDLRPANRIFADSESGNFRFNPKRFEILPIAFIRGMNLENAVVIIDEMQNLSRAETRALLTRMGENVKCICLGDTRQVDNPYLNESNNGLNWTVKMLKGLPGYGHIVLKGERSRGPITDMVIKTGL; encoded by the coding sequence ATGCAGAAGAATTACGTACTCGACACCAATGTGCTCATTGACAACCCTCAATGCATCCGCGCTCTGCGCAACGGCCAGGAGAACCGGGTCATCCTGCCGTACACCGTCCTGCGGGAGCTGGACAAGCTCAAGCGCGAGCCGCGCGTGGCCCATATCGTGGCCCAGGCCATTGCTGCGCTGCAGGACGACCCGGATATCCAGTTCCTTCCGCCCCGGATTTTCACGGACGCGGAGAGCAAGAACGGCGACGAACTGATCCTTGATGAACTCAAAGACAGCGGCGTGGATGCGCCCATTCTGGTCACCAACGACCGCATCCTGCAGCTCAAGGCCCGCATCCACGCCATCGCCAGCGAAGGGTTCCGCGATTCCAACCCGTTCCGCTCCGAATCCCAGTCCTACACCGGCTTTGTGCGCGAAGGCGAGGAGCCCATCCCCAACAGTTTCGCCTGGATCGGCGGCCAGCCATACATGCACGCCACCTCCGGGCCCCGCGTCATCGACTTTCAGCACAACGTCTGGAACGTGCGTCCGCGCAATGTCTATCAGAACCTGGCTCTGGAGCTTCTGCTCGACGATGCCGTGAACCTGGTCACCATCCAGTCCGAGGCAGGCTACGGCAAGACCTTCCTGGCCCTGGCCGCCGCCCTGTTCATGGCCCTGGAGAAGAAGGACAACCCGTACCGCAAGATCTACCTCGTCAAGCCGGTCATCGAGATTGGCGCCAAGCTCGGCTACCTGCCCGGCGATCTGGAGGAGAAGATGGCCCCCTATGTGCGCTACGTCGGGGACCTGCTCATGAAACTGCACGACCTGCGCCCGGCCAACCGCATCTTCGCCGACAGCGAGAGCGGCAATTTCCGCTTCAATCCCAAACGCTTCGAGATCCTGCCCATCGCCTTTATCCGTGGCATGAACCTCGAAAACGCCGTGGTCATCATCGACGAGATGCAGAACCTCTCACGCGCCGAAACAAGGGCGCTTTTGACCCGCATGGGCGAGAACGTGAAATGCATCTGCCTCGGCGACACGCGTCAGGTCGACAACCCCTACCTGAACGAGTCCAACAACGGCCTGAACTGGACCGTCAAAATGCTCAAAGGCCTTCCGGGCTACGGCCACATCGTGCTCAAGGGCGAACGCTCGCGCGGCCCGATCACGGACATGGTCATCAAGACCGGGCTTTGA
- a CDS encoding TraR/DksA family transcriptional regulator, which yields MSSVCHVHQGIELQLREKFRKIEEENESLRDVMSQNRELEPDLADQACSASSRDWNVIRYNRNVKLLKDITVALKAIDNDSYGICEMCGEHIADRRLLAIPSALFCIECQEMIDRLPGEFGRTGLGDGVLAAV from the coding sequence ATGTCGAGTGTTTGCCATGTTCATCAGGGAATCGAGCTGCAATTACGGGAAAAATTCAGGAAGATCGAAGAGGAAAACGAGTCCCTGCGGGACGTCATGAGCCAGAACAGGGAGCTTGAGCCGGATCTGGCGGACCAGGCCTGCAGCGCTTCCTCACGGGACTGGAATGTGATACGCTACAATCGTAACGTTAAACTGCTCAAAGACATCACCGTCGCCCTCAAGGCCATCGACAACGATTCCTACGGGATCTGTGAAATGTGCGGCGAGCATATTGCCGACCGCAGGCTCCTGGCCATACCGAGCGCGCTCTTCTGCATAGAGTGCCAGGAGATGATAGACAGGCTTCCCGGAGAATTCGGGCGCACCGGACTTGGGGACGGGGTTTTGGCAGCAGTCTGA
- a CDS encoding sirohydrochlorin chelatase, whose product MHKTGMIVLGHGSRRKEVALQFTAMVGRVASRIAEAQVLPAFFSLGEPTLADQVRELVVRGCTRIVVMQYFLYNGVHIEQDIPQMIAALREEFPGVEFVIQPTLQDDPALERLLVDRLLADGGE is encoded by the coding sequence GTGCATAAAACGGGAATGATCGTGCTTGGGCACGGCAGCAGGCGCAAGGAGGTTGCCTTGCAGTTCACGGCCATGGTCGGGCGGGTCGCAAGCCGAATCGCAGAGGCGCAGGTCCTGCCTGCCTTTTTTTCCCTGGGCGAGCCGACCCTGGCCGATCAGGTGCGCGAACTCGTCGTGCGGGGCTGCACGAGGATCGTGGTCATGCAGTATTTTCTCTACAACGGGGTGCATATCGAACAGGACATCCCGCAGATGATCGCCGCGCTGCGCGAGGAATTTCCCGGAGTCGAATTCGTGATCCAGCCGACCTTGCAGGACGATCCAGCTCTGGAGCGTCTCCTCGTCGATCGTCTTCTTGCGGACGGAGGCGAATGA